One genomic region from Treponema primitia ZAS-1 encodes:
- a CDS encoding DUF3261 domain-containing protein, whose translation MGLKIQKKYRGAFFPAIIFWLVSCATTQKPNQNVSPVYVTNRVTYTLLSPDHIEAPLDMAQQISGVYGGQEMLLDAWVQADRGGISIALINSFGVSMGDLSFTGDAISFSSSMFPPSFKAEYVAADFQFCFYRIDALVPALRGLSLVVEIRDTPDGSVEVRRIFDKKKLIIEIEKKPDEVRYTNVLRGYAYTLRGDFR comes from the coding sequence TTGGGGCTAAAAATTCAGAAAAAATATCGGGGCGCCTTTTTTCCAGCTATCATCTTCTGGCTGGTTTCCTGCGCGACAACACAAAAGCCTAATCAGAATGTTTCTCCGGTGTATGTAACCAATAGGGTAACCTATACCCTGCTATCCCCGGATCATATTGAAGCGCCCCTGGATATGGCCCAGCAAATTTCCGGCGTCTACGGCGGGCAGGAGATGCTGTTGGACGCCTGGGTTCAGGCAGACCGGGGGGGAATATCCATAGCCCTGATCAACAGTTTCGGTGTCAGCATGGGGGATCTGTCCTTTACCGGGGACGCCATTTCCTTTTCGTCCTCCATGTTCCCCCCTTCCTTTAAGGCGGAATACGTCGCCGCAGATTTTCAGTTTTGCTTTTACCGCATCGACGCCCTGGTTCCGGCTTTGCGGGGGCTCAGCCTGGTGGTTGAGATACGGGATACTCCGGACGGTTCCGTAGAGGTCCGCCGAATTTTTGACAAAAAGAAACTGATCATCGAAATTGAAAAGAAACCAGACGAAGTGCGGTATACCAATGTATTGCGGGGCTATGCCTATACCCTGCGGGGGGACTTTAGGTGA
- a CDS encoding 4'-phosphopantetheinyl transferase family protein: MAFYLGLSLLSNVKRELQSREARRILGLLSGRELDPESIGQETGGRPYFTDRPGDFSISHSNRAVAVSLVSQRRIGCDIQYINPRQDHLGVAKKFFFPRELEYIAAAADTAERARRFCILWVLKESFLKLRGLSVLDMLKTPEFVIDDPNPPGKAPLEFQLWHFGKIEDEQYMLALAREKALGDKQTEKVQVRWFSEEALPCISMAEINAVVSPENTVSPKI, translated from the coding sequence ATGGCATTTTACTTGGGATTATCCCTTCTGTCAAATGTGAAGCGGGAACTGCAAAGCCGGGAAGCCCGGCGTATCCTGGGGCTCCTCTCCGGACGGGAGCTTGACCCGGAATCGATAGGGCAGGAAACCGGAGGCCGGCCTTATTTTACCGACCGCCCGGGGGACTTCAGCATATCCCATTCCAACCGGGCCGTGGCGGTGTCCCTGGTGTCCCAACGCCGCATTGGTTGTGACATTCAATACATCAATCCCCGGCAGGATCACCTCGGGGTAGCAAAAAAATTCTTCTTCCCCCGGGAACTGGAGTACATCGCCGCTGCTGCGGATACTGCGGAAAGGGCCCGGCGTTTCTGCATCCTCTGGGTATTGAAAGAATCCTTTCTAAAACTCCGGGGGCTTTCGGTTCTCGATATGCTGAAAACCCCGGAGTTTGTTATTGATGATCCGAATCCCCCCGGAAAAGCGCCCCTTGAATTCCAGCTCTGGCATTTCGGGAAAATTGAAGATGAACAGTATATGCTTGCCCTGGCAAGGGAGAAGGCCCTTGGGGATAAGCAAACCGAAAAGGTTCAGGTGCGATGGTTTTCGGAAGAAGCCCTGCCCTGCATCAGCATGGCGGAGATAAACGCGGTGGTAAGCCCGGAAAACACCGTAAGCCCAAAGATATGA
- a CDS encoding MMPL family transporter produces the protein MKKPSFPSDRFFKPWLWLIVHGGIALALALSVLLQKPLGINRDLLGILPDTASLKPVSAADRLLGDRSSRGFYILAGAQDFERAKQAAVLLYQGLRGPAFESLSLYVDQGVMDQVFQYLYDYRYTLLDGESRELLESGQAHIIAEDALASAFGAFNFTALDTLDTDPFLLTDRGLRRFISTALSAGGTMSLRDDVLAAQQGETWYVMLRGVLSPRGAAITNADSGVQKIYALASGIEAENPDLHFVYSGIPFHSYESSSSAQREISLISTVTLVLVALLFLFVFRSPLPVLASLAAIGFSILLALMTALLFFREIHVLTFVFGTTLIGICVDYSIHYLVQRNGILRGIAMSLVSSEICFIALLFAPFSILRQFAVFSAAGLLSSFLTVSCLYPRFGSITAKENRIMKLPVLPKPGRFSGVIRKTILMVILCVSLAVLFFNRGMIRVENNITGLYTISPSLLESERIASSVLNIGSPGWYFIVSGDTPGELLEHEELLRNRLDREITRGSLKSYMASSLFVPSVKTQEQNYEAAKSLLPLAEDQFEYLGFPRSGAILFREDFIQKTGRYSEVDGLPPYLAGILENLWIGELGGRYYSCVLPLHVSVEEPFRALGDELDFVFFVNKVKDIGTGLDTLTGIMLVLLIIAYGVIAVTVLILYPRRDALRIIAAPLLPILVTGSVLAAAGIPLGFFSVVGIVLVFGLGLDYMFYRTESRNSNTGTLTVWAIVLSYLTTALSFGALVLSSFPPVHIFGLTVFSGLTTAFISAMLMQGRASSENHRT, from the coding sequence GTGAAAAAGCCCTCTTTTCCCTCTGACCGTTTCTTCAAACCCTGGCTCTGGCTTATAGTCCACGGGGGGATTGCCCTGGCCCTGGCGCTTTCGGTGCTTTTACAAAAACCGTTGGGGATAAACCGGGACCTCCTGGGTATACTCCCCGACACCGCTTCCCTTAAACCGGTTTCCGCCGCGGACAGACTCCTGGGAGACCGCAGTTCACGGGGCTTTTACATCCTTGCGGGGGCTCAGGATTTCGAGCGGGCAAAACAGGCCGCAGTATTGCTGTACCAGGGGCTTCGGGGCCCCGCCTTTGAGTCCCTGTCCCTGTATGTGGACCAGGGTGTGATGGACCAGGTCTTTCAATATCTCTACGATTACCGCTACACCCTGCTGGACGGGGAAAGCCGGGAACTGCTGGAATCCGGCCAGGCCCATATAATTGCCGAAGACGCCCTGGCTTCCGCCTTTGGGGCTTTCAATTTTACCGCCCTGGATACTCTGGACACGGACCCCTTCCTCCTTACAGACCGGGGACTGCGGCGCTTTATTTCAACAGCCCTGTCCGCCGGGGGAACCATGTCCCTTAGGGATGATGTCCTTGCGGCCCAACAGGGGGAAACCTGGTATGTCATGCTTCGGGGCGTGTTAAGCCCCCGGGGTGCGGCGATCACCAATGCCGATAGCGGGGTACAGAAAATCTACGCCCTCGCTTCCGGTATTGAAGCGGAAAATCCTGATCTGCACTTTGTGTATTCCGGTATTCCCTTCCACAGTTACGAAAGTTCCTCCTCCGCCCAGCGGGAAATATCCCTCATCTCCACGGTTACCCTGGTTTTGGTAGCCCTGCTTTTCCTCTTTGTGTTCCGTTCCCCCCTGCCGGTACTGGCATCCCTGGCCGCCATAGGGTTCTCGATACTTCTGGCGCTTATGACAGCCCTGCTGTTTTTCCGGGAGATCCATGTTCTCACCTTTGTATTTGGTACCACCCTGATTGGGATCTGTGTGGACTATTCGATCCACTACCTTGTCCAGCGTAACGGCATACTCCGGGGAATCGCCATGAGTCTGGTTTCCTCGGAGATCTGTTTTATCGCCCTGCTCTTTGCTCCCTTTAGTATCCTGAGGCAGTTTGCGGTTTTTTCCGCAGCCGGCCTTCTGAGCTCCTTTTTAACCGTAAGTTGTTTGTACCCCCGTTTTGGTAGTATTACTGCGAAAGAAAACCGGATCATGAAACTGCCGGTTCTCCCCAAGCCGGGACGCTTTTCCGGCGTCATCAGAAAAACCATTCTCATGGTCATCCTCTGTGTTTCTCTGGCCGTTCTTTTCTTTAACCGTGGTATGATCCGGGTGGAAAATAATATCACCGGGCTTTATACCATATCCCCATCCCTTTTGGAATCCGAGCGTATCGCCTCATCGGTGCTGAACATCGGTTCTCCGGGCTGGTACTTCATTGTATCCGGGGATACCCCCGGGGAGCTTTTGGAGCATGAAGAGCTGCTGCGGAACAGGCTGGACCGTGAAATTACCCGGGGCAGCCTGAAATCCTATATGGCTTCTTCCCTCTTTGTACCTTCCGTAAAAACCCAGGAGCAAAACTACGAAGCCGCCAAGTCCCTGCTTCCCCTGGCGGAGGATCAGTTTGAGTACCTGGGTTTTCCCCGGTCCGGCGCCATCCTGTTCCGTGAAGACTTCATTCAGAAGACAGGCCGCTACAGTGAAGTAGACGGGCTTCCCCCGTATCTTGCGGGAATACTGGAAAATCTCTGGATCGGTGAACTTGGGGGCCGGTACTATTCCTGTGTGCTGCCCCTCCATGTTTCGGTTGAAGAACCCTTCCGTGCCCTTGGGGATGAGCTTGATTTTGTATTTTTTGTAAACAAGGTGAAGGATATCGGAACCGGCCTTGATACCCTTACGGGGATCATGCTGGTCCTCCTTATCATCGCCTATGGTGTTATCGCCGTAACGGTACTCATCCTCTATCCCCGCCGGGACGCCCTGCGGATCATCGCAGCCCCCCTGTTGCCGATTCTGGTAACCGGGAGCGTCCTTGCTGCGGCGGGCATACCGCTGGGCTTTTTTTCGGTGGTGGGAATCGTACTGGTATTCGGTCTGGGGTTGGATTATATGTTCTACCGAACCGAAAGCCGGAATAGTAATACCGGGACCCTTACGGTTTGGGCTATCGTCCTTTCGTACCTTACCACTGCCCTGTCCTTCGGCGCCCTGGTATTAAGCTCCTTTCCCCCGGTTCATATCTTTGGGCTTACGGTGTTTTCCGGGCTTACCACCGCGTTTATCTCCGCCATGCTGATGCAGGGCAGGGCTTCTTCCGAAAACCATCGCACCTGA
- a CDS encoding outer membrane lipoprotein carrier protein LolA has protein sequence MKNSSRHFVVLPLCLALLLFFPRSHSLGAQTTAEDVFRFPLNAETRPRFDRACAALAEHPVIKGTFVQQKTINRLNRSLVSSGNFIITADLGMVWETLSPFPSTLAVGPDYLVQSTPSGVKTRLDAAGNEIFLRFSDTISAVFSGNSRKLLDNFENYFTEYNGSWTLGIIPSETSIKTFAARIIMEGDTVIRRITLREQNGDSIRYELSNHSFPQGIDSGEKALFSL, from the coding sequence GTGAAAAATAGTTCCCGGCATTTTGTCGTTCTTCCGCTATGCCTTGCCCTGCTCCTGTTTTTTCCCCGGTCACACAGTCTGGGCGCTCAAACTACAGCGGAGGATGTGTTTCGTTTCCCCCTGAATGCGGAAACCCGTCCCCGGTTTGACCGGGCATGTGCGGCCCTGGCGGAACATCCGGTGATTAAGGGTACCTTTGTTCAGCAAAAAACTATCAACCGGCTTAACCGTTCCCTGGTGTCCTCGGGTAATTTTATTATTACTGCGGATCTGGGCATGGTTTGGGAAACCCTTTCCCCCTTCCCCTCAACCCTGGCGGTGGGCCCTGACTATCTTGTCCAGTCCACCCCTTCGGGGGTGAAGACCAGACTGGACGCTGCGGGGAATGAAATCTTCCTCCGTTTTTCCGACACCATTAGTGCGGTCTTCTCCGGTAACTCCCGGAAGCTCCTTGATAATTTTGAAAATTATTTTACCGAATATAATGGTTCGTGGACCCTGGGGATCATCCCCTCGGAAACTTCCATTAAGACCTTTGCGGCCCGGATAATTATGGAAGGGGATACGGTGATCCGCCGGATCACCCTCCGGGAACAGAACGGTGACAGTATCAGGTATGAACTTTCCAACCACAGTTTTCCCCAGGGGATAGATTCCGGTGAAAAAGCCCTCTTTTCCCTCTGA
- a CDS encoding acyl-CoA thioesterase, with amino-acid sequence MRPQDLSAEVEFSVEFYDVDPMEVVWHGNYVKYFEKARCALLNKIGYGYIEMKASGYAFPVTDIALKFVRPLRFGDRVRARAYLEEYENRLRIKYELSNALTGIITTKGMSTQMAYNIAAADSCFLCPGILIEKVEALLKADEGEGQG; translated from the coding sequence ATGAGACCCCAGGATTTAAGCGCGGAAGTCGAGTTCTCCGTGGAGTTTTATGATGTGGATCCCATGGAAGTTGTGTGGCATGGTAACTATGTAAAATATTTTGAAAAGGCCCGGTGCGCCCTGCTGAACAAAATAGGGTACGGGTACATCGAAATGAAGGCGTCCGGTTATGCCTTCCCCGTCACCGATATAGCCCTAAAATTTGTCCGTCCCCTTCGTTTTGGCGATCGGGTACGGGCCAGGGCCTATTTGGAGGAGTACGAAAACCGCCTGCGGATTAAGTATGAGCTTTCCAATGCCCTGACCGGGATAATTACCACCAAGGGGATGAGTACCCAGATGGCCTACAATATCGCTGCGGCGGATTCCTGTTTCCTTTGTCCTGGGATTTTAATAGAAAAAGTCGAAGCCCTGTTGAAAGCCGACGAAGGGGAAGGGCAGGGGTGA
- a CDS encoding AMP-binding protein, translating to MDNTGMTETHIPQAFPLSRFTPSSRSGDTVLCYEGSWQGGPCKTWSDFLGETAAMRRIIEADGSRTSRSATQWILHCEDLWYFLITFTALLQCRKTILLTANISPGYIAEIRAGGAGAPPIPFLTDQDIPGDPAGQIVYVPSLLSGPIAADLAAEAPPAIIADETVIMMYTSGTTGQPKVVQQRLTEFEIDNAFILSKWEEEFRKRKLVSTVSQHHIYGLLFSILLPFTIAVPFRRKRIEYPEEFETLAGGSGGAEDSYMIITVPAFLKRSVERENAPSFNLRSPWIFTSGGVLLPELAKRTDEVFGFWPLEVYGSTETSGIAYRQSRDGLQWTPFDNCHVRLNEDGCLVIQSPYIKDAAGFTTGDLADILEDGRFILKGRADSIVKIEGKRISLPELESRLLRSGLVSDVCVVPLEDHRQYLGAALVFNREGQEKFRTAEKYLVNRYFHEYLRGFFENTVIPRKWRYPDSLPLDAQGKKKRNEIQALFTGKPEPIKQGFLIPVYNHGKTLAPIVEELSAFGLPIILIDDGSDGETKKHLAKLTGGFSETVLLTLEKNRGKGAAVSAGIEKAHELALTHVLQIDADGQHDISRAGFFLEQSRLHPEALICGYPEFDESAPASRREGRRVANTWTGILTLSGDITDSMCGFRVYPMKPFLEICRRRHLDQRMGFDIEILIRFYWKGISLLFHPVTVSYPKDGVSNFRMVRDNIRISWVFTRLFFGMIPRLPRLIRRRKEGLEYYVRAKPNGKDEGIKV from the coding sequence ATGGATAATACGGGAATGACGGAAACGCATATACCCCAAGCTTTTCCCCTGTCCCGGTTTACCCCATCCTCCAGGTCCGGAGATACGGTCCTGTGTTACGAAGGGAGCTGGCAGGGCGGTCCGTGTAAAACCTGGTCCGACTTCCTTGGAGAAACTGCGGCCATGCGCAGGATCATTGAAGCGGATGGCTCTCGGACCAGTAGATCCGCCACCCAATGGATACTCCACTGTGAAGATCTCTGGTACTTCCTCATTACCTTTACCGCCCTGCTTCAGTGCAGGAAAACTATTCTGCTTACCGCCAATATTTCGCCGGGGTATATCGCCGAGATCCGCGCCGGGGGAGCCGGTGCTCCACCCATCCCCTTCCTGACGGATCAGGATATTCCCGGCGATCCGGCCGGGCAAATCGTCTATGTCCCTTCGCTTTTGTCGGGCCCCATTGCGGCGGATCTTGCCGCAGAGGCGCCGCCTGCGATTATCGCCGATGAAACAGTAATTATGATGTATACCTCCGGGACCACCGGCCAGCCCAAGGTGGTGCAGCAGCGGCTCACGGAATTTGAAATCGATAACGCCTTCATCCTTTCCAAGTGGGAGGAGGAATTCCGCAAACGGAAACTTGTTTCCACCGTAAGCCAACACCATATCTACGGCCTCCTTTTTTCAATATTGCTGCCCTTTACCATCGCGGTCCCCTTTAGACGGAAGCGTATCGAATACCCCGAAGAATTTGAAACCCTTGCAGGCGGGTCCGGGGGGGCCGAAGATTCCTATATGATTATCACCGTACCGGCCTTTCTGAAGCGTTCGGTGGAAAGGGAAAACGCACCGTCCTTCAATCTCAGGTCCCCCTGGATATTCACCTCCGGGGGGGTGCTCCTGCCGGAGCTTGCCAAGCGGACCGATGAAGTCTTTGGGTTCTGGCCCCTGGAAGTGTACGGCAGTACCGAAACCAGCGGCATTGCCTACCGGCAGTCCCGGGACGGGCTTCAGTGGACCCCCTTTGATAACTGCCATGTCAGGCTGAATGAAGATGGCTGCCTGGTGATCCAATCTCCCTACATTAAGGATGCTGCGGGGTTCACCACCGGAGATCTGGCGGATATCCTTGAGGACGGCCGGTTCATCCTCAAGGGCCGGGCGGATTCCATCGTAAAAATTGAAGGGAAGCGTATCTCCCTTCCGGAGTTGGAAAGCCGGCTTCTCCGGTCCGGCCTGGTGTCGGATGTATGCGTCGTTCCCCTGGAGGATCACCGGCAGTACCTGGGAGCAGCGTTGGTGTTTAACCGGGAAGGGCAGGAAAAATTCCGTACCGCCGAAAAATATCTTGTAAACCGGTATTTTCACGAATACCTCCGGGGTTTCTTTGAAAACACGGTGATACCAAGAAAATGGCGCTACCCGGACAGCCTTCCCCTGGATGCCCAGGGAAAAAAGAAGCGGAATGAAATTCAGGCTTTGTTCACCGGGAAACCTGAACCGATAAAACAGGGCTTTCTCATCCCCGTATATAACCACGGTAAGACCCTGGCGCCCATCGTAGAAGAACTATCCGCCTTTGGGCTTCCCATAATTCTGATAGATGACGGCAGTGATGGTGAAACAAAAAAGCACCTTGCCAAGCTTACCGGCGGTTTCTCCGAAACGGTTCTTCTTACCCTGGAGAAAAACCGGGGCAAAGGGGCGGCTGTTTCCGCGGGTATTGAAAAGGCCCATGAACTGGCGCTGACCCATGTGCTCCAGATCGACGCCGATGGTCAGCATGATATAAGCCGGGCCGGGTTTTTTCTGGAACAGTCCCGGCTCCACCCGGAGGCGTTGATCTGCGGCTATCCGGAATTTGACGAATCCGCCCCGGCGAGCCGGCGTGAGGGCCGGAGGGTCGCCAATACCTGGACAGGGATCCTCACCCTTTCGGGGGATATCACCGATTCCATGTGCGGGTTCCGGGTGTACCCCATGAAGCCCTTCCTGGAAATATGCCGGCGCCGTCACCTTGATCAGCGTATGGGCTTTGATATAGAGATACTTATCCGTTTTTATTGGAAGGGAATTTCTCTGCTCTTTCACCCCGTTACGGTAAGTTACCCCAAGGACGGGGTTTCCAATTTTCGCATGGTGCGGGATAATATCCGCATAAGCTGGGTGTTTACCCGGCTCTTCTTCGGCATGATCCCCCGGCTCCCCCGCTTAATCCGCCGCCGGAAGGAAGGCCTTGAGTATTATGTTCGGGCCAAGCCCAATGGTAAGGATGAAGGTATAAAAGTATGA
- a CDS encoding beta-ketoacyl synthase chain length factor → MEQKNYTIDKIRVSRFSAWAPGMESQAAWVEWARGRREITLSKDAPSLDYTEPLFRRRLSQISRMCIHVLHELLPLGEGVKVFFLSFRGEISQQFRINKMIIEDGSVMPAAFSLSVFNTPPALASMALNLGGGYSAIYPSGDQFYPGLLAAAAPVLTGTVGKTVLAYADELVPAEYGTLRPPEARPLAFAALFSCDSRGTPLPALGDTNETAAKEGPFASPESFLKYLYLNSELTSNG, encoded by the coding sequence GTGGAACAAAAAAACTATACCATAGACAAAATCCGGGTTTCCAGGTTTTCCGCCTGGGCTCCCGGAATGGAGAGCCAAGCTGCCTGGGTGGAATGGGCCCGGGGTAGGCGGGAAATTACGCTTTCAAAGGACGCCCCTTCCCTGGACTATACGGAGCCCCTGTTCCGCCGCCGCTTAAGCCAGATCTCACGGATGTGTATCCATGTTTTGCACGAGCTCCTGCCCCTGGGCGAAGGGGTGAAGGTCTTCTTCCTCTCCTTCCGCGGGGAAATAAGCCAACAGTTTCGAATCAATAAGATGATCATTGAGGATGGATCGGTAATGCCCGCTGCTTTTTCCCTTTCGGTCTTCAATACTCCCCCGGCTCTGGCCTCTATGGCTTTAAACCTTGGCGGGGGCTATTCCGCAATCTACCCCTCGGGGGATCAATTTTATCCCGGCCTCCTGGCTGCCGCCGCCCCGGTTTTAACCGGTACGGTCGGGAAAACGGTCCTGGCCTACGCCGACGAACTGGTACCGGCGGAATACGGTACACTCCGCCCGCCTGAAGCGCGTCCCCTTGCCTTTGCGGCTCTGTTCTCCTGCGATAGCCGCGGTACTCCCCTGCCGGCCCTGGGGGACACCAACGAAACCGCTGCCAAGGAAGGGCCCTTCGCCTCCCCCGAGAGCTTCCTCAAGTACCTGTATCTCAATTCGGAGTTAACCAGTAATGGATGA
- a CDS encoding lysophospholipid acyltransferase family protein, translating into MDEMPPIENRPLYVYRVLMKWLSFFIFGFSSVLLMILVLPVLRLTLHPREKFRKYARRFISASFRVFTRIMHFIQVVDVDPGDPAPFRHLSSKIVVANHPSLLDVVMLISLIPNADCIVRGTLTRTLVRGIVRQLYILNSLDFQDLLKECVDSLNRGNCLIIFPEGTRTPRSGKPALKKGAARISLLSGCGVVPVHIGGTDKYGLGKKDPWTAYNHRDRYVYRIRMLEELSPEKYRDLPIPVGVRNFHHEICAVLFDPAK; encoded by the coding sequence ATGGATGAAATGCCTCCGATTGAAAACCGGCCCCTCTACGTATACCGGGTCCTCATGAAGTGGCTCTCCTTTTTTATCTTTGGATTCAGTTCCGTATTGCTGATGATTCTTGTTCTCCCGGTTTTACGGCTTACCCTGCATCCCCGGGAAAAATTCCGGAAATACGCCCGCCGCTTTATTTCCGCAAGCTTCCGGGTTTTTACCCGGATCATGCATTTCATACAGGTAGTTGATGTGGACCCGGGAGATCCCGCGCCTTTCCGGCACCTTTCTTCCAAAATTGTGGTAGCCAACCACCCTTCCCTGCTGGATGTGGTGATGCTTATCTCCCTGATCCCCAATGCGGACTGCATAGTCCGGGGAACCCTGACCCGAACCCTTGTGCGGGGTATAGTCCGGCAGTTGTATATCCTCAACAGCCTTGACTTCCAGGATCTGCTCAAGGAATGTGTTGATTCCCTGAACCGGGGGAATTGTCTGATCATCTTCCCCGAAGGGACCCGGACTCCCCGGTCCGGCAAGCCGGCGCTCAAGAAGGGCGCCGCCCGGATATCCCTCCTATCGGGATGCGGAGTTGTTCCGGTACATATCGGAGGAACCGATAAATACGGCCTGGGGAAAAAGGACCCCTGGACTGCCTATAATCACCGGGACCGATATGTATACCGGATCAGAATGCTGGAGGAGTTATCCCCGGAAAAATACCGGGATCTGCCCATCCCCGTTGGGGTACGGAATTTTCACCATGAGATTTGCGCTGTTCTGTTTGATCCCGCGAAATAG
- a CDS encoding helix-turn-helix domain-containing protein has translation MQVQEKTRHIDVTIPGTGIDKLKHILAQNMPEAIIVEDDDDVAIEWESTELYKTIKANETPGKVLQAYRERAGLSIVELAKKTGIKYTNISAMEHDSRVIGLSSARRFGLALNCDYTKFIIT, from the coding sequence ATGCAGGTACAAGAGAAAACGCGCCATATTGATGTAACCATTCCCGGAACGGGCATTGATAAATTAAAACATATTTTGGCTCAAAACATGCCGGAAGCGATCATTGTTGAAGATGATGACGATGTTGCGATCGAGTGGGAAAGTACTGAGTTGTATAAAACCATTAAGGCCAATGAAACTCCCGGCAAAGTGCTTCAGGCGTACCGGGAGCGTGCGGGTCTATCTATTGTGGAGTTGGCCAAGAAGACCGGTATTAAATATACGAATATTTCTGCAATGGAGCATGATAGCCGGGTTATCGGTTTGTCGAGCGCCCGGCGGTTTGGACTGGCTCTGAATTGCGATTACACCAAGTTTATTATTACTTAG
- a CDS encoding polysaccharide deacetylase family protein — protein sequence MNNERMRYIVLNTKIYRTPWFLAWCILCIFSGCQTLNRTNEQIPIPDKLVIFTFDDGPNGDTTERLLDVLGKYHIQGMFALLGENVEHNPELAKRIHDEGHYLINHGYSDTWAAFMDDEEFRANLDRGEAAIVTALGADLNPRLYRPQGGYYKKSQQKIWQEKGYTLAPGTARIYDAVLKATDKDRAVKKMIALIERQRGGIIILHDARDSHVLMEANLEKKPDGVFNRTWIPDAVEEMIIILKEKGYTLTGFDTASFLFVP from the coding sequence ATGAACAATGAGCGTATGCGGTATATCGTATTAAATACAAAAATATACAGAACACCCTGGTTTTTAGCCTGGTGTATCCTCTGCATCTTCTCCGGCTGCCAAACCTTGAACCGGACCAACGAACAGATTCCTATTCCCGACAAGCTGGTCATTTTTACCTTTGACGACGGCCCCAATGGGGATACAACGGAGCGGCTTCTCGATGTACTGGGAAAGTACCATATCCAGGGAATGTTTGCCCTGCTGGGAGAGAATGTCGAACACAACCCGGAACTGGCTAAACGTATCCATGACGAAGGGCATTACCTTATCAATCACGGATACAGCGATACCTGGGCGGCCTTTATGGACGATGAGGAATTTCGCGCCAACCTTGACAGGGGGGAAGCGGCCATTGTCACCGCCCTGGGGGCGGACTTAAACCCCAGGCTATACCGGCCCCAGGGAGGGTATTATAAAAAGAGCCAACAAAAAATCTGGCAGGAAAAAGGTTATACGCTGGCGCCGGGCACCGCACGGATATACGATGCGGTCTTAAAGGCAACAGATAAGGACCGGGCAGTAAAAAAAATGATCGCCCTTATCGAACGCCAAAGGGGCGGTATTATCATACTCCACGACGCCCGGGATTCCCATGTATTGATGGAAGCCAATCTTGAAAAAAAACCTGACGGTGTTTTTAACCGTACCTGGATACCCGACGCGGTGGAAGAGATGATTATTATCCTTAAAGAGAAGGGATATACCCTTACCGGTTTCGATACCGCTTCGTTCTTATTTGTTCCCTAG
- the accD gene encoding acetyl-CoA carboxylase, carboxyltransferase subunit beta, producing the protein MASNTEAPSGHVSCPHCGTVVDIETFQKAHRVCGKCNYHTRLNWQERLGCTADEGSFKELDAGMESKNPIGFPDYESKISALQKSCNTKEAVVTGECTIQGYPAVIGIMDSYFMMGSMGSVVGEKITRALEYGTAKKLPVIIFTTSGGARMQEGIYSLMQMAKTSGAVARHNEAGQLYISVITDPTTGGVTASFATLGDIIIAEPGALIGFAGKRVIQDTIGQKLPERFQTAEFVQEHGFTDIIVPRNEMREVLARFLKMHLPDASMHQQKEAV; encoded by the coding sequence ATGGCAAGTAATACGGAAGCTCCTTCCGGTCACGTAAGCTGCCCCCATTGCGGGACAGTGGTGGATATCGAAACTTTTCAGAAAGCCCACAGGGTTTGCGGAAAATGCAATTACCACACCCGCCTGAACTGGCAGGAACGGTTAGGGTGCACCGCGGACGAGGGCAGCTTTAAGGAGCTTGATGCGGGAATGGAGTCAAAAAACCCCATTGGGTTTCCCGACTATGAGAGTAAAATCAGCGCCCTGCAGAAAAGTTGTAATACTAAGGAAGCGGTGGTTACCGGGGAGTGTACCATTCAGGGCTACCCTGCGGTGATCGGCATCATGGACAGCTATTTTATGATGGGCAGCATGGGCAGCGTGGTGGGAGAAAAGATCACCCGGGCTCTGGAATACGGAACTGCGAAAAAATTACCGGTAATCATCTTTACCACCTCCGGGGGCGCCCGTATGCAGGAGGGGATCTACTCCCTGATGCAGATGGCCAAGACCTCCGGCGCGGTTGCCCGGCATAACGAAGCGGGGCAGCTCTACATATCGGTGATCACGGACCCCACCACCGGCGGGGTTACGGCGTCCTTCGCCACCCTGGGGGATATCATCATCGCCGAGCCGGGCGCCCTGATCGGCTTTGCGGGGAAGCGGGTTATCCAGGATACCATAGGCCAGAAGCTCCCCGAACGGTTCCAAACCGCAGAGTTTGTGCAGGAACACGGGTTTACGGATATCATCGTTCCCCGGAACGAGATGCGGGAAGTATTGGCGCGGTTTTTAAAGATGCATCTCCCGGATGCATCAATGCATCAACAAAAGGAGGCTGTATAA